The genomic stretch GATCAACATTTCCCCATTGCCTCCTTTCTCTCCATCACCAAACACTAGCTTCTACTATCACTCTACTCTCTAATTCTATGATTTCAACTTTTTtggtaacaaaagcaaaagcagacCAATaggaagctaaaaagcttctgcaaagcaaaagaaacaacacagtgaagagacaacctatggaataggaagaaatatttataagCCATACATATAATAAGttgttaatatccaaaatatctgccaggtgtgatggtacacacctataatctcaacacttgggaggctgaggcaagaggatcatgagttggagatCAGcatgggctacctagtgagaatttatctcaaaaaaaaaaaaaaaatcaaacaaatcaatggcaagaaaacaaaaccagagacAGAGGTGAACCAATATGGGTAGTAATACACATATGCAaggtaacaacactaggaatctttctgtatagctatctcaaactagcaaaaacgtcatgtctttcttattatctcttatgttttctcttcaacaaaatcagagaaaaaaggtaagaacaggttctgcccagaattGGGTGGTAGATGGCGTAAATGCCCCAaatgatgtatacacatgtaagtaagtgtaaaattgataaaataaaaatttaaaacatgaacaAAGGACCTAAAGAGAcattcctcaaaagaagacatacaaatggtctacaggtatatgaaaaaatattcagcCTCACTGATCACTagggaaacgcaaattaaaattACAGTGTCACCTCACATTTGTAAGGATGGGTTTTACTAAAACGAAGAAAGAGAACACGTATTGGCaaagatgcagagaaaaggaaactcaTACATTGTTAGTGGTGATGTcgattagtacagccattatggaaaatagtatgaagattcttcacaaaactaaaattagaaatgcaatttGGTTCACTGACCATACTTCTGGGTtgtatatacaaaggaatttaaTCAATATATCAAAGGgatatctgcactcccatgttcaatGCAGTATTATACAACATCcttaaaatgacaaaactatGGAGGTAAAGAACATGGATGGGGGCATACAGATGGCTATAAATACAAACAGGTTATCATGAGGGAGTTCTTCATGATAATGGAAGAGTTCTGGATCTGGATTATGGTGGTGGCTACATGAATGTATAGACATGGGATAAAACATCATAGAACCATACAAATtcatatacacacaaatgcaGGTTAAAATAGTGAAAATTAAGTCTGTCATCTACATATTACAGATATATAAATATCAATTTCCTGGATTTAGTATTATATATAGTTTATATGATGCGACATTGTGGGAAAGCTTACACAAGTGTATGTAGAActctttgttttttataattttctatacttatttcaaaataaaagttttaacaaAAAAATAGCCCTAAGTATGAGAACTTGAAATGGAACCCAGGTTTGCCTGACAGTAGCTTACCATAACACCTattaaaacctgttttcttaagatctgtcatacatgcatacatccctagaaagaatatatagaaggCTTATTCTGGGTAACACTGAAGGAAATTTAACAAGCACTTTATTAGGAAGAAGTTTAAAATATCAAATCATTCCATTCATTGCTACAAAGATCAGATGCTTCAATTTACTGATGTGTCATGGAAAGAGAATTTTGGAAGCCTAATAGAAAGTGACAATTGAGCTACTTTGGTACCTTGACCCAGAGCACTGactctctgactctctctctctctctctctctctctctctctctcttactagCTGGATCTGGAATTTTCTGCCATGATGCCTTGTTCACCTGAAAAATTATCAGCTGTGCCTCTCCTTCCACACCAGGCAAACAAACTGCACAGCAGAAAGCTGTGAATAGAGCCATTACCTGTACATTTGGCATTTCTTTCCCATCTACCCAGGAACTTCCTGATGAGGCTGTTCTTGTGATTTGTACAACATGGCCAAATTATGATCATCACAGCCAGAGGGGTAAATTAAAGGTGCCAAATGGTTTTGAGGAGTGAGTAAAAGAATATCTTCAGATTAATTCATCTTACCCATGTACTCTATGTGGCATCTATGGAAAAATTATACATACAGGTAAGGacagatgaaatgaaaaatataaaaatagtgaTGGGATAGTTAAAGATGTTTTGCTGTTTAGCACcactttatttcaataaaaattacccaataaatatttttgtttattgatcaaacaaatcatttttaaaaccatAGCCAAATTGATTCCCTGTATCAAGTCCCCAGTGAAGAAAATGCTACTGGTCAAAGGTACCACAAATTCAATTGCATGTAGTTCAACTTAACAACTATGcaatatcaaatatttttaaggtgAAACAAAAGGTAAAAAAGGTACCACTCTATGTTTCAAGGAGGAAAATAGAGTACAGTTAACAAAACCTAAGAAAGACCATTATTACTGCTACATGTACTAACATGGCAAATTCAATGTTGTGTtaataacaagaaagaaaattcatgagAGTGGTCGTCAAGAGAAACTAGGATCAATAGCTAGAAATTTCAAGAACATACTGAAAGGTAGTGTGATATTTATAagaccttttaaatatttttcaattaaagCTCACATATGTATAGGATTTGGGGCATAATAAATCATTGACAACTTAACTACAGGGATAGCTGGCTAAAACTCTGCACTGACAAGTTCATAGGATACTTCCTAGGGTCTGTCTTCACCAGGGGCTTCACAGATCAGAGGAAAACATCTTGATAATGGAAGTAGGGACTAGATATAAGGAAGAGCTATAGCCTAGGAAGtaacttaaagatgaaattctATCCAAAGGGAGTAAGCCATATTGGATATAGATTAAATGACCAAGACTCCTCTCTCAAGAGCATTTTACATTTtagagaagcagcagaatcagCAAAGGAGAAATGAAGTATAGaggcatcaaaaaaaaagaaaaaagaaagaaagaaaagaaagaaaggtgagcCCTGATTATGGCATAGCACCTACAAACAACTAATACCCAATTCTGAAGGAAGAACAAGATGACTAGACTTCTATCCTCCCTGTTAGGTTCTCAGAACTGTGCTATATGCTGAGTGATGTTCCAGTTCTCATTTTAGACTCTTCTATTCATATACCAAGGCATATTTCTACTATCCTGTATGAATTTACTCACCACCAGAGGGAACTTTGAGACAATATTGAACTTCACCTGAACCCTGTACTCCTGGAAAACAATGAAAGTCAAGAATTATACCCATTCTTTTGTGTTATGGCAAATGGCCTACTGCAAAGAACAGCTCTTCCTTACAACTTACATAAAATTAATGAATGACCCCTATGACAAGGTCAGATACAAACCCTCCCAATTCCCATTCTGTTGTCTCATACATGATTATCTGAACTGTTTGTTTCCATTTACAATTCTAGTTGGTCAAGCCTGTGAAATGGACTTGACCAAACTGTAGTCcgtcttctctccttcctccaaaCCCCTGAACTTTGGCCCATCCTTGAACAATGAAAGGTAAACAACCCTCTTTGATGGCTCCTTTCAGGAATCAGCAGAGCTCAGGAAAAAATATTCCTTGATCAATTACCTAATCATGCCACCCCCCTCATTCCATTCCCCACACCTACTTTTTCTAGCCTTATTTCACTCTCCTATAAAAGTAAAACTCTTTTCTGTTTGACCATTAAGATGATTACAGATCTTCTGGTCAAAATGGTTCTGTGTGTTGCAATATTCTTCTTCCCTCCATGGAAATCATCCTCTTCTTATTTTAATAGTCTTTTGGGATAAAGACTTCACCTTACCTAAATCTAGGTTTGTTTTTGACACTTCCAACCTGCAAAGGGGGCTTAACtttatgaaatgcaaattaaagccattaactattctcatatttatttttatagaatcACAACTATAATGTCTTTTTTATATACAGCCATATAATAAATATGTAGGAGATATAGAATATCATAAACAACATGCTATTATATTTTTCCCAATGTCCAAATAGGAAAATTACACTTCTATTTAAACCACTAAAATATGAGTGCTAAAATGAAGtatttcataatgaaaatgaaacaagtaACTGAGGTTTTGAAAtcacagaaataatttctttatatttaactTGTTTGCAATATAGTCCAATCATCTCTTTACAACCTATTGTAAGCAGGAGAAAAACTTGAtgaacatgtatttattttagcCAATTATAAACTCAAGCATGAAACTAACAATTATATAACTGCTAAAGTTTTTAATACAGAACTTTCTGCAACAATTTGTCATTTCTCCAGTAGTCTGGTACCCTAGTCTCAACTTAGCACCTATCGCTCTAATGGCAgcacatacataaaataaatccTGCATGGttttaatcaaaaaataaaatacataagacATTCCTATACCAGAAAGGCTATTTTTCTAAATTACttatatttgtttataaaaaatattttgaaatttctattcAAATAACAAATCTATCAGAGGAAAATAAACTACTCACCAGCATTGACTATAGCATCTACCTCTAACAATGTGATGTCACCTCTATAGAGAGAAACCTTTTCACTCAAACTTTTCTTCACTTGTGACATGTCCTGAGCACCTTCTTCTGTAACAAAAAAATGATACATATTAATAGAAATACACATCACTTAATCAACATCATTTAAATCAAAACAACTCTAAGAACCAATATGGGTCACACTTTGTTATGAACAAGTAGAAGTAAGTGTACAAGTACCAAAGGTGTGGTTTAGTCTCTATTTTGTATTCTTCAATACAAATACACTATCATGCATATATTGGGCATCTAATATATTTGGACAAGTTATATtggttaataaaaaaattaacatttacttttaattttattatgaaaatttccattttaagaTGAAATTATTCATTCACAAGGAGAGAAGAAATAGATGTGTAACTACAGAGGCAAAAATAGATTTTCAAATTGAAAGAGTTTATGTCtattttttccactttcttaGAAGACTTCttccaaaaaatatttacttGGGCACAAAAACATTAGTCTCAGCTATTTGCAGCTTCTAAGAAGCTGTCTTCAGGATGGGACTTTTCAAGAATACTTGAATTTATGAAACTGCTCCTTTCTTAAGCTCTCACTCTTGAGGGTGCTGCTAGATACAAATGAGAAACTGATCTACCCACTGCACATAGACAGCAAgttgtatttaaaaacaaatcaaaaacattACATTCTAAaactttatatacttttaaatattttagtgcaATACTATGTACTTGAATTgccctttattttttataaacaacAATGCTGACAAAGTAAACTATTAAACCTATTAATCTATTAAACAAAGATATATGAAATCAATGCTTTAAAAGGTACTAAATTGttatgcataaatatattttagtataCTTCTAGCAAAGCTAATTTATCAAGCTTTTAAAGTACTTATGATTTGGACAAGTCTTTCATGGGGGCAGATAATGTTATTCAATTACTAAGATGCTCTCAATGAGCATGCAGTTATCTGGAAGATTAGAAGTGATAGGTTATAAGTTACCTATACCTAAATTATCTTTGGGCCccaataaccaaaggaaaaattaGCCAGGACCAAGGAAATAATCTGTAACTATTAAAGTGATCCTTTTCTCTGTCTATCAAATGTACCCTTCTTAGCAGacacttctttctcctttaaaggATTCTAATCAAAATATTGACTGGTGGTAGCAATAATGAGGAGAGTACTATGGGAAAATTGTGTGTCAAAGGAGTAAAACCTTTAGGAGACCTTAAAGTAGAAATCATCTATAGTTGAGTTGACACCTGAGTAGTCCAAGAGGACTACTTTCCTCTATCAGGTAATGGTTAAATTAAGAGCAGACTTTACTACCAGACTGTTCAGATTCTAGTTTTGCCAATTAACAGCTGCATAAGCATGAATAAGTAATTTACTTTCTCAATGCTTTAGTATGTAAAAGACAGACTCCTTCACAGTTAACATGTGTTCATCACATTTAGAATGCTTCTCCCCACTATAAGCTATCAAAAAACACTACTTTTTACTACAAAAGTGACAAATATTGTTTCAGTATCTGCATTCAGCATATATGAACcacaatagttttattttttcaaatgtgattttgaataaaatatcaacatattattatcattattccctGTCTTCTAAAGagaccatattttgtttatgcTCTTACCAAATTGTCAATGCCTGGACCAATGACAAACACTCAGGACAGCAAGATCTTGAATTTCATATGCAATCACCTATTCTAATGTCTTATACCATATTAGAAAATCCTAATTCTCAGTTAAAGGCTGCTAGAttgtaataaatatttgatggCTTTTCAGAAAATTCTGAATATTTGGATCAT from Castor canadensis chromosome 5, mCasCan1.hap1v2, whole genome shotgun sequence encodes the following:
- the Macrod2 gene encoding ADP-ribose glycohydrolase MACROD2 isoform X19, whose translation is MYPSNKKKKVWREEKERLLKMTLEERRKEYIRDYVPLNTILSWKEEMKGKNQNDEEGAQDMSQVKKSLSEKVSLYRGDITLLEVDAIVNAEPNREDRSLVIFAETASSGSSWVDGKEMPNVQVMALFTAFCCAVCLPGVEGEAQLIIFQVNKASWQKIPDPASKRERERERERERVRESVLWVKVPK